The following proteins are co-located in the Micromonospora viridifaciens genome:
- a CDS encoding integrase core domain-containing protein, whose protein sequence is MSVAAFIASQRTEHDVPHALACRALGVSQSWFYKWRDRPPTPRQDRRVRLADAVRKVFDDSGGTYGSPRIARWKVRQSMGRVGSCFDNAVAEATFSTIKVEYVHRRQFRTRTEARIKIATWITDFYNRRRRHSVCDGRSPIDNERSAVQALEAQAA, encoded by the coding sequence GTGAGCGTGGCCGCCTTCATCGCTTCCCAGAGGACCGAGCACGACGTGCCGCACGCGCTGGCCTGCCGAGCCTTGGGTGTCTCGCAGTCCTGGTTCTACAAGTGGCGTGACCGGCCACCCACGCCGCGCCAGGACCGCCGGGTCCGGCTGGCCGACGCGGTGCGGAAGGTGTTCGACGATTCCGGCGGCACCTACGGCAGCCCGCGCATTGCCCGGTGGAAGGTACGCCAGTCGATGGGCCGGGTCGGGTCGTGCTTCGACAACGCCGTCGCCGAGGCCACCTTCTCCACCATCAAGGTCGAGTACGTCCACCGCCGGCAGTTCCGCACCCGCACCGAAGCCCGCATCAAGATCGCCACCTGGATCACCGACTTCTACAACCGGCGCCGCCGCCACTCCGTCTGCGACGGGCGATCACCTATCGACAACGAACGATCAGCGGTGCAGGCTCTGGAGGCCCAAGCCGCATAA
- a CDS encoding transposase: MAETRRQFDPEFRAGAVRIVRETGKSIAQVARDLGIDDGTLANWVKKDREARGEAAAGGLSEDERAELARLRRENAELAMERDVLKRSVVLWVKEATGR; this comes from the coding sequence ATGGCTGAGACGAGGCGTCAGTTTGATCCGGAGTTCCGTGCGGGCGCGGTGCGGATCGTGCGGGAGACCGGGAAGTCGATCGCGCAGGTCGCTCGTGACTTGGGCATCGATGACGGCACTCTGGCGAACTGGGTGAAGAAGGACCGCGAGGCCCGGGGCGAGGCCGCTGCGGGTGGGCTGTCGGAGGACGAGCGGGCCGAGTTGGCGCGGTTGCGGCGGGAGAACGCCGAGCTGGCGATGGAGCGTGATGTCCTCAAGCGATCCGTGGTCCTGTGGGTGAAGGAAGCGACGGGCCGGTGA
- a CDS encoding transposase — MPQLVAAFGVGADTAAEMLFVAGDNIDRVRSQPAWARLCGVAPIPASSGMTNRHRLNRGGHRQANAGLYPAVIVRMQHHEPTRAYVARVKPLESWRAPLCGLGLQSLHR, encoded by the coding sequence GTGCCGCAGTTGGTCGCCGCCTTCGGCGTCGGCGCCGACACCGCGGCCGAGATGCTCTTCGTCGCCGGCGACAACATCGACCGAGTCCGCTCCCAACCGGCCTGGGCCCGGCTGTGCGGGGTTGCACCGATCCCCGCCTCCTCAGGCATGACCAACCGGCACAGGCTCAACCGCGGCGGCCACCGCCAGGCCAACGCCGGGCTCTACCCCGCCGTCATTGTCCGCATGCAACACCACGAACCCACGCGCGCCTACGTCGCCCGTGTCAAACCCCTGGAATCGTGGAGGGCTCCGTTATGCGGCTTGGGCCTCCAGAGCCTGCACCGCTGA